A portion of the Hyalangium minutum genome contains these proteins:
- a CDS encoding trypsin-like serine protease — MFELAGKPDADNRYPSAVMVHAQSPSNGAKLRQCGGVIVAQRLVVTAGHCVCRRHQATTPEGRREHRIDATTCAETATVRVSFYEQDPRAPEQIRGFTYAERQGRIRPHPELQIRLNEQNQLLSSHADLATLLLDEPVPVGFRAAVLAKSPVVPGETLKRVGFGYDDTSGALDGRRLV, encoded by the coding sequence ATGTTCGAGCTGGCAGGGAAGCCGGATGCCGACAACCGCTATCCCTCCGCCGTCATGGTCCACGCGCAGTCTCCCAGCAACGGCGCCAAGCTGCGCCAGTGTGGCGGAGTCATTGTGGCTCAGCGTCTTGTCGTGACAGCCGGTCACTGTGTCTGCCGTCGTCATCAAGCCACCACTCCCGAAGGCCGCCGCGAACACCGGATTGATGCGACCACATGTGCGGAAACCGCAACAGTGAGGGTCTCCTTCTATGAGCAGGATCCACGTGCCCCCGAGCAGATCAGAGGTTTCACCTACGCGGAGCGACAGGGACGGATCCGGCCCCATCCTGAACTTCAGATCCGGCTGAACGAACAGAACCAGCTCCTCTCCAGCCATGCGGATCTGGCAACCCTCCTCTTGGATGAGCCCGTTCCCGTCGGTTTCCGAGCAGCCGTGCTGGCGAAAAGTCCGGTGGTCCCCGGCGAAACCTTGAAGCGGGTGGGCTTCGGCTACGACGACACGTCGGGGGCCTTGGATGGGAGACGCCTTGTGTAA
- a CDS encoding enoyl-CoA hydratase/isomerase family protein: MSQDVQAETRGPIGLVTLTRTKALNALDLGMIRALHPQLDAWAKEPQVKAVVIRGAGGKAFCAGGDVRAVALSLGKPVPEGEEPLSAAYFREEYALNHRIHHYEKPFIALVDGISMGGGLGLSIHGSHRVVTERLVFSMPETAIGLFPDVGGGWFLPRFPGEVGTYLALTGARGTAADAMWVGYGTQYVEHTKLDALLEALEKADWGVETPREAATRVLSSFATNAGPAPLERLQEAIDRCFRGDRVEGILEALATEGTEWAETTRATLGRMSPSSLKVTLRQLRRCRSLPYTEVAALEYRLSQHVTALPDFWEGIRAVLVDKDQRPRWNPATLAEVSDDAVEACFAPLGDAEWRP, from the coding sequence ATGAGCCAAGATGTGCAGGCGGAGACGCGAGGCCCCATCGGGCTGGTGACGCTGACTCGAACCAAGGCGCTCAACGCGCTGGACCTGGGAATGATCCGGGCCCTCCATCCGCAACTGGACGCGTGGGCGAAGGAACCGCAGGTGAAGGCGGTGGTGATTCGCGGGGCGGGTGGGAAGGCGTTCTGCGCGGGAGGAGACGTGCGCGCGGTGGCCCTCTCGCTGGGCAAGCCGGTACCCGAGGGCGAGGAGCCCCTGTCCGCCGCGTACTTCCGCGAGGAGTACGCGCTCAACCACCGCATCCATCATTACGAGAAGCCGTTCATCGCGCTGGTGGATGGCATCAGCATGGGCGGAGGACTGGGGCTGTCGATCCACGGATCGCACCGCGTGGTGACCGAGCGGCTGGTGTTCTCGATGCCAGAGACGGCGATCGGCCTGTTCCCGGATGTGGGAGGTGGGTGGTTCCTCCCACGCTTCCCGGGCGAGGTGGGGACATATCTGGCACTCACGGGCGCGCGGGGCACGGCCGCGGACGCGATGTGGGTGGGCTACGGCACGCAGTACGTGGAGCACACGAAGCTCGACGCGTTGCTGGAGGCGCTGGAGAAAGCGGACTGGGGCGTGGAGACCCCGCGCGAGGCCGCCACGCGGGTCCTCTCCTCCTTCGCTACGAATGCGGGACCTGCACCGCTTGAGAGATTGCAGGAGGCGATCGATCGGTGCTTCCGAGGGGATCGGGTGGAAGGCATCCTGGAAGCCTTGGCGACGGAGGGCACCGAGTGGGCCGAGACGACCCGGGCGACCCTGGGGCGCATGTCTCCGAGCAGCCTGAAGGTGACGTTGCGTCAGCTGCGGCGGTGCCGCTCCCTTCCTTATACGGAGGTCGCGGCGCTCGAGTATCGGCTGAGCCAGCACGTCACCGCGCTGCCGGACTTCTGGGAAGGCATCAGAGCGGTGCTGGTGGACAAGGACCAGCGCCCGCGCTGGAACCCGGCCACCCTGGCCGAGGTGAGTGACGACGCCGTGGAGGCCTGCTTCGCCCCTCTCGGAGACGCGGAGTGGAGGCCCTGA
- a CDS encoding flavin reductase family protein, translating to MRVPVELSRCARFLNPGPTTLITSAAGGRTNVMTAAWVMAVDFTPPKLAAVIAEGTLTRELVDASGEFVVALPTLAMIDTVYAVGHCSGRDVDKFATYGLQTASGSIVRAPLVEGCVAWLECRVLPEPGPQQRYDLFVAEIVAAWVDDEVYVEGEWRFTRDEHRMVHHTARGVFFATGQRVEAGRRS from the coding sequence ATGCGTGTCCCCGTCGAGCTGTCTCGCTGCGCCCGGTTCCTCAACCCTGGGCCGACCACCCTCATCACCTCGGCCGCAGGCGGGCGCACCAACGTCATGACCGCCGCCTGGGTGATGGCCGTGGACTTCACGCCTCCGAAGCTCGCCGCTGTCATCGCCGAGGGCACGCTCACCCGCGAGCTCGTTGATGCTTCGGGCGAGTTCGTGGTGGCGCTGCCCACCCTGGCGATGATCGACACCGTCTACGCCGTGGGCCATTGCTCCGGCCGCGACGTGGACAAGTTCGCCACCTATGGACTCCAAACTGCATCGGGCTCGATCGTGCGCGCGCCGCTCGTGGAGGGGTGCGTGGCGTGGCTCGAGTGCCGGGTCCTCCCAGAGCCCGGCCCTCAGCAGCGCTATGATCTCTTTGTCGCCGAGATCGTCGCCGCCTGGGTGGATGACGAGGTCTACGTTGAAGGGGAGTGGCGCTTCACCCGGGACGAACACCGCATGGTGCACCACACCGCTCGCGGGGTCTTCTTCGCCACGGGGCAACGCGTGGAGGCTGGGAGGCGCTCGTGA
- a CDS encoding endonuclease/exonuclease/phosphatase family protein, translating to MSLRVMTFNVLFGGQDRFEAILDVLRRVQPDVLVLQECLGWETCDRLSQVAGALGVPADASHIHLGTSRPRGSGRRYHVALASRRPLRAIQIHNDPRQIGHCLIQCQFDLDEPVTFFGTHYDAQHEDPRLVEARFLCDLLDPIRFREGLYVLAGDLNSLSRRDPYPADLAERLLAAGTDKYGHPPRFSVLDALESFGWVDTLYYRGPPTEWVTARRQNNGVQIDYRTDYILASPRMAERLVSTEIIDVGEASDHQAVVTTFREG from the coding sequence GTGAGCTTGAGGGTGATGACGTTCAATGTGCTCTTCGGGGGCCAGGACCGGTTCGAGGCCATCCTCGACGTGCTCCGGCGCGTGCAGCCGGACGTGCTGGTGCTGCAGGAGTGTCTCGGGTGGGAGACGTGCGATCGCCTGAGCCAGGTTGCCGGAGCCCTGGGCGTGCCAGCCGATGCCTCTCACATTCACCTGGGCACCTCGCGGCCTCGGGGCAGTGGCCGGCGCTACCACGTGGCGCTCGCCAGCCGCCGTCCCCTCCGAGCCATTCAGATTCACAACGATCCACGTCAGATCGGCCACTGCCTGATCCAGTGCCAGTTCGACCTCGACGAGCCGGTGACCTTCTTCGGCACCCACTACGACGCGCAGCATGAGGATCCCCGGCTCGTGGAGGCCCGGTTCCTGTGCGATCTGCTCGACCCGATCCGCTTCCGCGAGGGCCTGTATGTGCTGGCCGGTGATCTCAACTCGCTGTCACGCCGCGATCCGTATCCCGCGGATCTCGCCGAGCGGCTCCTGGCTGCGGGCACGGACAAGTACGGCCATCCACCCCGGTTCTCGGTGCTTGACGCTCTGGAGTCCTTCGGCTGGGTGGACACGCTCTATTACCGGGGGCCGCCTACCGAGTGGGTGACGGCGCGGCGCCAGAACAACGGCGTGCAGATCGACTATCGCACGGACTACATCCTCGCTTCGCCTCGGATGGCCGAGCGGCTCGTTTCCACCGAGATCATTGATGTGGGCGAGGCCTCGGATCACCAGGCAGTGGTGACTACCTTCCGCGAAGGGTAG